The Cryptococcus gattii WM276 chromosome D, complete sequence region CGACCCTATTGGAAATCAAGGGTAAGAATGACATTGAGTTTGAGAAGAGATCCAGTGAGGGCAGAACGTGAGTTTGAAAATCGAGTCCGGGCGATTTATGAACAAGGGACTGAATATACGCTCCGCTCTTTGGCAAACCGATCAACTCTGCTAGTTCAGCGGCGTTGAGATCAAAGTGCCTGTACCAAGAGAAGTATTACGCTTATGAATTCAATTCCACTAGTTACTATATACTGGAATTGATCAtaaaaaggaaagaaggggTTATCTGTGGTGATTACATGCATCCATAGGATTAGGGCTTCACGTCTTCGAGCTGCCTGGAGAATTCTCGAATTATGGAATCAGTATCGGTGGCGATCGAAACCATATCGAAGCCTTGCTGCAAGCGCTTCTTAGATTGGGCGCCGGTCATGCCTGTAGATCAACAGTCAGTCGTTACATTGACAATGTTTGCCTCATCCTCTGACTTACAAAAGATGGCTGCCTTCTTGCCGCTATCTTTACAAGCCTTTAGGGTTCGAGCAATAGCTGCCTCGTGTTCCTTGCCACCGAACTCGATGTCCATTGACTTGGCAAGATCGAAGGGGCCTATATCAGGGTACGGTCAATAACCGGAACCCAAAATAGAAGCGTACTATGAGAGTGGGCTCACCAACGAAAAGAACGTCCACTCCGTCGACAGCAGCAATGGACTCCACATTTTTCACACCCTCTGCAGACTCGATTTGGACAATGACCAACAAGTTGTCGTTGCAAGTCGCTTCATATTGAGCCTCAGGGACACCGAAGATCATCTGAGTGAAAGGTGAACCACATCCTCGAGTGCCTCGAGCAGCGTATTTGCTGGAAGAGACGACCTTTTTGGCGACTTCCTATAGGGTCATCGTCAGTGTCGAGTTCGTGGTCATGCAAACCTATGTCACTGAAACGTACAGCGTTGTGGCACATAGGAATCATCAATCCATGAGCTCCTGAGTCGAGGGCCCGTTTTATCAACCAGGGCTCATCGGCGGGGATACGGATAATGGGTGAAACGCCTTCAGCGGTGATATGATTGTTAAGCTGTTCAACAGAGTATTGTCAGCTTTCATGTGGCAAATAAGGCAGCATTCGCCTATGTAAACCCACATCAAAGTAGTCCCTGTCTGTAATCTGGCCATGCTCGGCATCAATGAGAATCCAGTTGAAGCCAGGGATAGTGGCTACGGTCTTGGCCAACGCGGACCCAGGCAAGCTATCATCACGAAGTCAGTCAGCTATCATGAAGAATAGCCCACAACTTGACTCACGTGAGCCACATGCCAATACCGGGTTTTCCAGCGAGAAGGGCGTTTCTGAGATAGGTTCGCTTTTCCATTGTTTTAGTGTTTGTGCTGGTAGATGTGGAAGGAGTCGATGCTATAATAGAGTTGCAAAAAGAGTCTATGATGTACTGATGAGACAGAATGAAGCATACCTGAGGAACGACAAGTTGTCCCTTTAAGTATTCCACAACACCATGATGCTGACCGGGTGAGTGTACGGCTTGGACTGGAGGCGTAGGAGGATTAGAAGGCTATTGTGATAAGGACGATCCGAACCGCTGCCGAGCGCATAGCGCATGATGCCGACGGCCTCCGACGGAGATTGCGACGCTATGGTTTTTGTGGTCAGTTGATCTGTTACGCCGCGTAGCGGAGTCTCCGTCAACAATAATAACTATGCTCGGACAGATAACAATGTCGGACAAAAACCCTTATCAGTGCATGACCAGATGGTCAGCCCTAAGTCCTGCCAAAGTGGTCACATATGCATGTAAACCGGATTTCTTAATAAGCTACCTCGCATTCGGTCGTCTCCCCGACAGTCATCTTCTCCACACATTTCCCCTACTACCATCAAATTATTTTGCGATAACATGAATCGTCACGTACTCAACAATGGCGTCTATACGCTCTCCGACCTTGAGGAAGAGTCCAAAAAGACTTTGCCCCAAATGGTCCACGAGTTTTACAACGGTGGGGCCATGGACATGATCACGTAGGTCAATTGCTTAAAATCTAGAGCTCCATATACTGATCGAAGTACGAATAGTTGCCGGGAGAATGTCGAGGCATTTAACCAATACAGAATTCGTCCCCGTATTTTGGTCGATGTTGGCAATATTGACATGTCGGTAGAGATTTTTGGCCAAAAGGTAGATGTCATCCGTATCATCCCTGGGCCTTCTATGCACGACTACTAACTACGAGCTTGAATAGGTTGCGGCGCCTCTTGGATTTTCTCCCACTGCTTTTCAAAGACTAGCTCATCCTGATGGGGAGATAGCAACGTCAATGGCGGCTTCCAAAGCTGGCATCCCTATGTGTCTTTCTACCTATTCAACGACTTCTATTGAAGACGTCGTGACCGCCGGTCAAGGGGCCATCCCTTATGTGATGCAATTGAGTGTGATGAAGTCACGTGAAGCGAACTTGGAAATTATCCGCAGGGCTGAAAGTGAGTTTTAAGGTATCGAACAAGAGCTTACCAGTATAGAGGCGGGATGTAAGGCTGTTTTCGTAACTGTAGACTGTGCAGTCTTGGGAAGACGACTGAACGAAGCGCGAAATAATTTCACTCTCCCAGACCATATCGAATTGCCTCACATGCCCGCTGATTGTGACTGGCGTAACTTGGTGGTAGAAGATGACCGCCTGAAGTATGGTACGTTAAGATAGGCCAATGTCTGCCGAAAGACTGGCTGACGCTCGACTAGATGCTTCCTGTACCTGGAAAACTCTTGTAGACTGGGCGCGATCACACACCAAAATGCAAATTTGGCTTAAGGGCGGTAGGTTTCGTGTCTCGTTCAACACTCAGTGGTAACTCATTTAAATTCTACAGTGTATACTGCAGAGGATGTCATTTTGGCTATTGAATACGGCATTGATGGCGTGGTAGTATCGAACCACGGTGGTAGACAACTCGATTCAGTGACAGCTACTTTAGACGCCCTGCCTGAAGTGGTCGAGGCTGCTGCCGGGCGTATCCCTGTCCATATCGATTCCGGAATCAGGCGAGGGACTGACATCTTCAAAGCCCTTGCTCTGGGAGCCGATCACGTATGGCTTGGCCGGGCTGTAATTTGGGGTTTGGCGCATGATGGTGAAGCGGGAGTTTCCCTCGCCATTAACCTCTTGCTCGATGAGCTTCGCACGACTATGACCTTGGCTGGGTAAGCTTCTCCACTTATAATTTCATGCTTAGCGTGCTTACAAGCCATGTCACAGATGTGCCAATATTAAACAGATCACAAAGGCCCACCTTGCTCGCAGAGGACTGGACGGTCGCCTTCATAAATTGTAGGTAGTGCGCATGCTGCTATAGCCTTCACAAACTCTTGGTTGTATGTACATCTTTTTTGGGCATCTAAGGCCGGAAATGGATAGAAGGCACTGTTTTCGCTATTGAGGCACCTCAGCAGACGTTCCAAGTTAAGTTGTTTCATAGCCATATGGTACGACCTATGGAGCACACATAGATCACTGAAGGTAAGGTATTCGGCATAAGCTGAGAACAGTTCAAGATTCGTGCTTACCACAATTACCGATTCTGTCGTTAAGGGCCTTCCTCTACGTACTTAAGCGGCAGCTCACATGTTTGACAATAGCGTCCAAGCTTCAGCAAGATTTTCCAACTGACAGCTGTACAACCTACTACCATATTTCCTATACCCTGTATGAATATGAAACTGTATTTGCTGATCCTGCTGATCCCTGTCATGCCGTATCACATGATGGATGCTGTACGTACCTAGGGCGGCTGCACGACTGTGGAGCGCCGAAGTGTCGACGAGATGGTGGCCTGCTCGCTGCTTGCGTGGTACGTTACGCTAACTAGTGGTGGTGGCTGCTGGGTGGTGGGCGGTGATGCTGCTGgtggctgctgctgctgctgctgctgctgctgcatGCTGCATACTGCTGCGGCAAATGCTTACGTGTTAAAAGAAGCCAAGATTATGTAAAGTTGACGGGCGGTCCGAAGGTGTGTTCAAGTTGGATAAGATTACCAAGCAGACCGGCCCAACGCGACGGAGGGTCCGTCTGATTAGTCACTTCCGACCCAACCCGTCGCTCTGACTAATGACATGCGTTCAGTACGGTACTTAAACTCGAGCCATCCATGGGCTCTCTAAGCATTGTACCCACCTAGCATCCGCTCAGCTTTATATCTCTCCTATCATGAAAGTCATCGTACTCGGTGCAAGCGGTGAGAAAGCCTACTATCAGTAAACCAAACAGGGGATCACTAGCTCATGCATTACTGTAGGTTTTATTGGCTACCCTGTAGCTCGCGCATTTGTTCAAGCTGGTCACTTTGTCTGGGGACAAACTCGTTCGGAATCCATCGCTGCTAGCACGCTGTCTCCAAACGAAATATTGCCCATTGTATGTGACCCTCACTCTCCTGAGGGCCAGAAGAAATGGGGGGAGCTGGCTAGAGACGCTGATATTGGCAAGTTGCCCTTCCTCTCATAATAAAACTTTGGGTGTTAACTGATAAATCTGGAATAATGCAGTGGTTGATTGCATTGCTGCTTCCGGCCCTGATAATGCTCTTGCTGCATTCAACACTTTCCTGTCTGCCGTCAAAGATCGACCGAAATGGGGTCCTAAACCGACCTACATCTATACAGCTGGGCACTGGGTCTTCTCCAGAGGTGCAGGCGGCCTGGATAAATGGACAGACGAGCGACGACCTGCGCTGGCCGCGCTCAACAGCCCAACGATTTGGCGCACCAAGGTCATGGAGCCGGTGTTAAGTAGTGAGCGGTTTTTGGCTCTGGAGTAATGACCACATCTGACCATTATTGTAGATGAGAATGTCAATGGCATCGTGGTCGCTCCGACATGCCTTTATGGTCGATCCGGCTCCTACTTTGCTTACTACCATTTCGATGTTGCCTTGGCTGCTGTggaaaagggagagaaggagttTGAAACTATAATGAGGGACGATTCCAGGCTTTTGACAATCCACCAAGATGATCTGGCCGACCTTTACGTGAGCGTTGGAGAAAGGGTACGTTCCGGACAGCATATCCCAAAGAGCAGATCTTGACCCCTCACAGTCTCCTGCATGTAAAGGCCAAGTCTTCCTTGCCGCTAATCCTAGTCCCGAGTCTTTGAAAGAGATCCTCGACTCAGTAGTCCGGGTTACCGGTTTGAAAGGATACAAAGCTAAGGAAGCGACTGATTGTAAGACTTGACGTTCCGTATGTTTTGAGCTGAGCGCTGACAAACATCGAACTTCCAGCCTATGAAAAGTTTTGGGTGTCCACTTTGTTAGCAAAACCTTCTCTGGGAACCGCATTGACCGGTTGGCGTCCCAAACGCCTGCCCCTGACAGACGGGATGGATATCTACTGGGTGAGTCAATAGAGCCAGTAGCTTATTTGCATACATAATGACTCATTTGTCAACAGCACTCGTATGTTGCAAGCAAGAAACGAACCGTGTAGATCGTCTAGATTTGGGCAGAAACCTGTCTTCCCTGTTTTTGTTATCTAGAGATTGTTGACACTCCGATAGGATGACATGCTCGTAAATGTAAGCTTAATGTACACAAGAGATATTTAAGGTAATCTATGCCTGCGAAACCATTGCCTTGCATTTACCGGCATTGAGGACTATATATGAAGAGATACCACCGAGATGAAGATGTTGttcagaagaagagtacTTCGGACATGATTATACTACTTTGATCAAGATACTGGCGAAAAGTGTATATTAATAAGCTAACTACTGAAAAGAAGGGGGATGCAGCAACCAGCTGGTAGTGATGTTGATCGACTACTGTTGTATAAGAACACAGGGTGCTTGTTAATTTTTTGACTAAGAGACACGACGGAACTGATATGCTTGTAGTAGGCATGGTGTGCAGAGTACAGTACTTGCTGTACCTTTAAGTTTTTGTACCGTGCGTGGAGAATGGACCAGGGGGGTAAAGCATCACAATTCACATAGGCGATCCAGAGTGAAGGATCATGGAGCCGTGTAGAATAGtgagaaagagatgaaATTATGTTACAGAGGGGAATCTATGATACTTGTAGATCGGCGGTGGGGCAGCCACAAGAAGAACcaataataattaatatGAAGACCGAATCTCGGTGGCTTTAAAATGATCGGCCGGACAAATTGCAGTCTGATTAACCGCGCAAGATTTGTTTGGGTGTGGCGTGGTTGCTGGTTGGTTAGAATTAATCCGCGTAGTTTGGCCACATCGTCTGTATGCATCGGTATGGTAGTTTACGAGTACTATGGTTAGTGCGGATCACTGTGGACATCTGTGGATTAGTGTGGATTAAGTATGGGCTATATGCATCCGAACATTTAGCTGCCGGTCTTCGCAGTTAAACCCCGTTCTATCCGGCTCCGTACCCTGTTGGTCCTGCCGATGGCTCCCTGCCCAAATACGTCACCCTGTCATTATTACGGGGAACCCTTATCGCAAATCGCAAACCTTCAGTTCTCATTTATTTAATCCTTAGCAATTAGTATCCATCTCAGCAATAAACACCTGCCCGTTGCGTCCATGATCCTATACCCCCGCAGTTGCTATCATGTTTAGCTCGACACCATAACTGCCCACATAACTGTATACCACCTTCAAAATTTCTATATGGGAGCGGAAAACAAACAGTAAACATTGAGAGCAAATGATGCGGTCACCGAGTAAGCGGGAGGATGTCGAGGCCAAGTACGATGTCGTATTAGACTGTGAGTGTGCTCTACTATTTTTCACTCCAATGCTTCTGTAGTAAACTGGCAGGGCTGCGCGGCGACTGGTGGTGTGTGTGAGAGGGAGGCCTGGTGATGTTAGGAGGCGGAAGAACGGTGGATGCCTCATTGCCacatcttcatccccaGCCCCATCTTACATCACCCCAACCAGTTTTATCTGCCCTAACTTCATACTCCACTCTCGTCTCCATGTAATGATCGCTGACATGATCCTTCTTTCACCTACACAACATTTGCCTGCTCCCACTTCATCCCACTTCGATCGTCTCCGTCATTCTCTCAATAACCTCCCATCGCTCTTTATCCACCTCCAGTCCCCAATCTCGAACTCCACTCGGCGGCAGCAAGTGGCAACGTTGGTCTTGTTCACTACGCACTCACACACGGGCAACCTGTCAACTCGGTTTTGCATGGAGTGTTACCTCTGCATGCGGCATGTTCCGGTGGAAATCTTAGTGTAGTCCGGATGTTAATTGAACAAGGGGCCGATGTCAATGCCCCGAGGCTGCCGAGAAGGTATAGTGATGGCAAGAACGGCACAGCACCGAGTGTTGGTACTGCTGGTGAGCCTCCATTACTGTACGTCTTATGATATGCTGATTTCCCGCTAGGCTCAACCCCATTGCATTTTGCAGCTGCAAATGGACACGCACTCGTTGTTCAAATGCTTCTCGCGTGCGGTGCTGATCCTTCTAAACCAGACAAAAATGGGCATACACCCGAAGACCTTGCACGACTGAGCAGTCACGAGAACGTGGTGCGCGTACTGCATGCTTTTCAGCGATTACAAACTTTGGATGCGGATAGTAGGTCGCCCCGATCCGACGCTGCCGAGCCGCCTAGTCCAAGAGAGTCACATACTAATCTGGAGCAACCTGAGCAAGTTTCGGCCAGTGTCAGATCTaggaaagggaaggaaagggCATTCAGTATGTCTAGTGTCAAATCTGACGGGAACAGCACTGTACGGGTAAAGAAGAGCATAGAAGGGTTATGGAAGAGGGGTTCGAGGTCATCTATGGCTTCTGCAACAGAACAAACGCACTCaaatcatcatcgtcctccGCCACCACCTAGGTTATGCCTGCCAGGCGAGTTCTCGACACCTCTTGACAAGCTTTCTTCCCCTTTTGAGATGGACACCCCGACCTCCCCCTCGCCACAAAAGGGAGAACAGAATCCTCTTTGTAATAGCGCCCCGCCTTCGAGCAATGGAAGCAATGGAAGCCCAAGATCACTCAACCAACAGCTCAGCAATGACTCTCAAAGCAATCTTTCCTCCATTCTCACCCCGCCACCACGAGCACCTCCTATTTCGCGGAGCCGGCACAATTCACTTTCTTCTCATCGTCCATCGTTACCATCCATCATTGAAAAGGCTGTCCACCCAGGACAGACGTTTCGTGCTGTCATGAAAGGACATCACGATAAGGACGACTCGCCTCACAGTGCTTCCTCAGGAAGCTCAAAATTCCATGGTCGCTCCTCTCATGGCAGTCTCAAAAAATCAGCCAAACAACAAGCTCATCATCATGCCCATGGTCTGAAATATTTTTTTCGTTTCGGTACGAATCGTGAACGTTCACCAAGCCCGCCGGCAAAAAATGAGATTCCCAAACCGATCGCTGGAGAAGAGCTTGACTTGGGCATCGAGAGGTTAAAGAGAGCCAGCTTAGATTTGGAACGCAGAGATATTCCGGCATTGGACGACAGATCGCGGGGATCGGCATCTGCGCCGCCAACAAAATCAAAATtctttgaagaagaatcTTCGACTTTTCAATCCTCCCTCACGAGTTCATCAACCTCATCTCCTCAACTGTCCGCCGTGCTTCATCCACCACGTTTACCCCCTCGCCGAAAGTCTCCTTCTACCTCAGTTACACCAATCATCACCGTTGTACCTTCATTACGGCCGCGTACAGGTAGTGAAGTCATTGCACCTAGCCCATTAGCGAACGAGTGGGCCGAGAACGATTCAGAAGGTCAGAGAGACCCATCCAAGGGTATTCGAAGAGTTAGAACAGAAATTATTCGGCAATATTCGTCTAGTTTGCGTTCCGATTCTCCTATGGAAAATCATTCGCCCTCGTCCCCGGGCAAGCCTCGTTCCTACACTCTTCCCGGACTTTCCACCCCTATTTCAAACAGTAAACCGTCAGCGAATGGCATCGGGAAAACCGATGACCTTGATCTTAGAAAGATGGCAGCTGAAGGGTCAATTAGAGAATGtgagaagaaaaaggacCAGGAGGAAAGGGGAGGGGAAGccgatgaagaagaagggaacGCAGAAGAGTTTCACGATGCGCTTACAACAGCGGACGGAGAAGAGCGTGGATTGCAAGAGGGCCGCGATGACATTAGCCGTTCGGCGGCTGCAGACAAGGGAGATGTTCGATCGGCCTCTCTTCATTCCAGAGCGAGTAGAAGCGGTCGAATCAGAAGTGGAAGCATAGGTTCCGTCACGACGGATACCTCTCGCATATCACCACCTCCTTCAACCTTCCGAATATCCAGTGTCTTAGACGACCCTGATTCACTTAGATGGTCGAAGCCTCCAACGCTCCCACAGCCATCCTTGCGTGCAGATTCGCGTACAAGAGGCTTCTCCATATCATCGAACTCCTCTGCAGCGTCTGGCGCAGCCCACTCTAATCTTCAGACGGTGTCTACTCCCTCGACTAGCCTAACACTTCCGTCAACCTTATCTGTCACCCAGCCGGTCTCTGGCATGGGCGTAAGTGGTGGAAGCGGTGGATTTCCACCTGTACCAGAGCATGAAGTAGTTTCCCATCCTTCGATTCGACGG contains the following coding sequences:
- a CDS encoding uncharacterized protein (Similar to TIGR gene model, INSD accession AAW43148.1) — translated: MEKRTYLRNALLAGKPGIGMWLTLPGSALAKTVATIPGFNWILIDAEHGQITDRDYFDLNNHITAEGVSPIIRIPADEPWLIKRALDSGAHGLMIPMCHNAEVAKKVVSSSKYAARGTRGCGSPFTQMIFGVPEAQYEATCNDNLLVIVQIESAEGVKNVESIAAVDGVDVLFVGPFDLAKSMDIEFGGKEHEAAIARTLKACKDSGKKAAIFCMTGAQSKKRLQQGFDMVSIATDTDSIIREFSRQLEDVKP
- a CDS encoding (S)-2-hydroxy-acid oxidase, peroxisomal (Glycolate oxidase), putative (Similar to TIGR gene model, INSD accession AAW42912.1) gives rise to the protein MNRHVLNNGVYTLSDLEEESKKTLPQMVHEFYNGGAMDMITCRENVEAFNQYRIRPRILVDVGNIDMSVEIFGQKVAAPLGFSPTAFQRLAHPDGEIATSMAASKAGIPMCLSTYSTTSIEDVVTAGQGAIPYVMQLSVMKSREANLEIIRRAEKAGCKAVFVTVDCAVLGRRLNEARNNFTLPDHIELPHMPADCDWRNLVVEDDRLKYDASCTWKTLVDWARSHTKMQIWLKGVYTAEDVILAIEYGIDGVVVSNHGGRQLDSVTATLDALPEVVEAAAGRIPVHIDSGIRRGTDIFKALALGADHVWLGRAVIWGLAHDGEAGVSLAINLLLDELRTTMTLAGCANIKQITKAHLARRGLDGRLHKL
- a CDS encoding Hypothetical Protein (Similar to TIGR gene model, INSD accession AAW42910.1), whose protein sequence is MKVIVLGASGFIGYPVARAFVQAGHFVWGQTRSESIAASTLSPNEILPIVCDPHSPEGQKKWGELARDADIVVDCIAASGPDNALAAFNTFLSAVKDRPKWGPKPTYIYTAGHWVFSRGAGGLDKWTDERRPALAALNSPTIWRTKVMEPVLSNENVNGIVVAPTCLYGRSGSYFAYYHFDVALAAVEKGEKEFETIMRDDSRLLTIHQDDLADLYVSVGERSPACKGQVFLAANPSPESLKEILDSVVRVTGLKGYKAKEATDSYEKFWVSTLLAKPSLGTALTGWRPKRLPLTDGMDIYWHSYVASKKRTV
- a CDS encoding uncharacterized protein (Similar to TIGR gene model, INSD accession AAW43122.1), with the translated sequence MRSPSKREDVEAKYDVVLDFPNLELHSAAASGNVGLVHYALTHGQPVNSVLHGVLPLHAACSGGNLSVVRMLIEQGADVNAPRLPRRYSDGKNGTAPSVGTAGSTPLHFAAANGHALVVQMLLACGADPSKPDKNGHTPEDLARLSSHENVVRVLHAFQRLQTLDADSRSPRSDAAEPPSPRESHTNLEQPEQVSASVRSRKGKERAFSMSSVKSDGNSTVRVKKSIEGLWKRGSRSSMASATEQTHSNHHRPPPPPRLCLPGEFSTPLDKLSSPFEMDTPTSPSPQKGEQNPLCNSAPPSSNGSNGSPRSLNQQLSNDSQSNLSSILTPPPRAPPISRSRHNSLSSHRPSLPSIIEKAVHPGQTFRAVMKGHHDKDDSPHSASSGSSKFHGRSSHGSLKKSAKQQAHHHAHGLKYFFRFGTNRERSPSPPAKNEIPKPIAGEELDLGIERLKRASLDLERRDIPALDDRSRGSASAPPTKSKFFEEESSTFQSSLTSSSTSSPQLSAVLHPPRLPPRRKSPSTSVTPIITVVPSLRPRTGSEVIAPSPLANEWAENDSEGQRDPSKGIRRVRTEIIRQYSSSLRSDSPMENHSPSSPGKPRSYTLPGLSTPISNSKPSANGIGKTDDLDLRKMAAEGSIRECEKKKDQEERGGEADEEEGNAEEFHDALTTADGEERGLQEGRDDISRSAAADKGDVRSASLHSRASRSGRIRSGSIGSVTTDTSRISPPPSTFRISSVLDDPDSLRWSKPPTLPQPSLRADSRTRGFSISSNSSAASGAAHSNLQTVSTPSTSLTLPSTLSVTQPVSGMGVSGGSGGFPPVPEHEVVSHPSIRRRLTPRTILSHAEAQEAMKQSENEILQLAQLPPSQVSSQNLAAVLAAYGESHEMARKFAEEEGKEQEDQDEAFDVNTSVEGDQESFYTANSGRTKTSRISSDSKRAASPDRGNVGKQLPTPLTSLVGVDAPRSNSHLSSIYDKRAAAYRERMTALTSAPLPSLASVSHHHRPPSVSGIGRQRASSAQETWLDVGLKSRLRSASGNLPMDHSIHGGRYRDRSNPTSAATSEMGDDEAVGEEGEERYPHISAPTSITSNVQPGQRTRRESNASSASHKAHKYTLPPSIHSQPSRKGLSSDIRKYTPTANSGGTAIGLGPLAPTPYASLFSHRFSGQPLNDDESDDEEQENGDFTVIENDWRGGRVISLDELGAGPEKKKWNGIKKLGRHHK